Part of the Prunus dulcis chromosome 8, ALMONDv2, whole genome shotgun sequence genome is shown below.
ACTATAAAAACCCTTCAGATTTGGCCCAGATTGGCTGGCACAAGCGTATATGCAttgtaaatttttaattttccttgGGTTGCCATTTCACCTTTCATGAGAACCCTGTTGCACTCTTATCGCTGTGAATATACAAGAGCTAACATTTATGTTCTATGTTTCTGTATGGACATTGCAGGTTGCAATTGAGACATCATCATTCAGTAAGTATGCTGGATTCACCGGAGTTCGTTTGGGGTGGACTGTTGTCCCAAAGCAGTTGCTCTTTTCAGATGGATTTCCTGTTGCCAAGGACTTCAACCGCATCGTTTGTACTTGCTTTAATGGTGCATCAAATATTTCCCAAGCTGGTGGTCTTGCTTGCCTTTCACCAGAAGGTCTTAAGGTCCGTTCTAATGTCTCTTGATTGATTGCTGAATTTTCAAGCTAACACCCCACCTGCATGTGTTGTTACAAGCTTTGATTacatttatttgatttcatctCATTGTAGGCAATGCATGAGGTGATCGGcttctacaaagaaaatactaaTATAATAGTGGAGACATTTGAGTCTCTAGGCTTTAAGGTTTATGGAGGGAAGAATGCACCATATGTGTGGGTCCACTTCCCTGGCCGAAGCTCATGGGATGTATTCAGTGAGATTCTTGAGAAGACTCATGTGGTTACCACACCTGGGAGTGGTTTTGGACCTGGTGGTGAAGGTTTCGTCAGGGTTAGCGCCTTTGGTCACAGGAGTAATGTATTAGAAGCCTGTAAAAGATTCAAGCAATTGTACAAGTGAGCCAGAGTATCAGACTTGTAGATTAGTATCTGCAGTCTCGTATCTGAACCAAAGAGATCAACATTTGCCTCCACTTCCTATGTTTGTCAGTTGTGCGCTAGTTTCAGCAAGTTCCTTGTCATATTGGTTTGTGGATTCTATTTTTAGAAATGCAAATCATTTTGGCTGTCGCAGAAAATGATTGAATTTTTAGATGCTACACTTGGCTGCTGTAAAGTTTCTATTAAGATTAGAAGCTTGATTTCTAGTTGTTACGTTGCCTAAAAGTTATCTAAATAAAGTTGCAGTAATTCGTAGCCTGTAAATCCGTCGAGATCATGCAGTCCAAGACggcacctttttttttagggtaCTCCAAGATGGTACTTTTGGGCCTCGATTTCAGAGCTGTAGAAGGCTAGAACCtagaagctgatataaaagTTTCTGGTTTTGTTTCCTTTCTCTTGGCAGCCAAGTTGGCATTTCAGCATGTTCATCTCATCAGTTTTGCTTCATTTAAATGTTGCCCCTATTAACTTCATCAGGAAAAAGAATGGAAAGTATTTTAAACTtaatttgaaaacaatttctcGATGCTATTTGTAGTGGAAACACTCAATTATATTTATAGCAAAAGGTCTCAATCCTATTAGTAGTGTAAACACTCCCTTACCTAGAATCtttaaaaatcctaattaaacaccataagaaaaaaacatacattATTCAAcagatatattttttctttggtgaacCAAAGTGTGCTACCACTCCGAGCTAGGACTATTTACGGTAAAGCTCTCCTAAAAGGGTGTTTTTCACATGCTGGATTTTGAACTTCGTTCGCCCAACTGCAGGAACTAGCGAGTATCCACTACACCAAACCCCTTTGGTATTCAACAGATACTTTTTATATTGCACTCAACACAATTCAAATTATTCATAATAAATGCCCTATACCTAATGTCGGCAAAATATTTATGTCGTGTCTAAAAAGGGCACCAAGTGGGACAACGTTAGTGGGTCAAACAAATGTTGACATTATATGAATAAGGGAGGAACAtgaatgaaaggaaaaaacaagaagcagAGATGCATATTTGAGAGAACTAGCACTAAGCAACCAATTTATTAGTGGCTATATGTGCTTACAAAATGTTGGTGCTTCATTCTAAAGACTTCCGAGAGGTTGGTTGTGGACAGAAGAAAGGCTAGTCCATTTTCTTAGCAACCAAACAACTTCCACTCTCCTAGCTTACATTATCAACTGTTTTTCCGAGCTCAGAATGTCTCCCTTCAAGCAAAAAGAGAAGACTGGTTTCTTGcttttaacttattttttttggatgaacTTATAAATCTTTcgttgaaaaacaaaatccgaTTCATATACATTTTTTCAATGTAAAGCATACAAGACCCAGGTGGCTCGCAATGCAAACATGGCCAAATTTCAAGCCGCGTATATTTTTCCAGAGGTCTGTAATGTCCTTCACTTGCTCTATAGTTGGCCTTCATGTTAAGTTGCTCAGTTTgtgtctctcaaatatggcATTTTGCACAACCTTTTAATTTACTTGTTCAACTAAATCATAATTAACTCATTAAAATTTACTTGAGGGTTAAAGACGCTTACTTGTAAAGTTTTTGAGTTTGGTTTATGTTGTTTTAGATTGCTAGAAGAAGGGATGCACACTTGCAGAAGTACCCTGATGCACAAGTGATTAGCCTTGGACATGGTGACACCACTGAGCCCATTCCAGAAGTTATAACCTCTGCAATGGAAAAGGTAGCCTTCTTTGCTTTCATGTTTAATCGATGTACCTTTTGACATAGAAACCTTGATATTCGGAAATGTTCTCTTGCCAGACTCTGAATTTGGACTATGCTGTGCATTTTTATGTCAAGAACTTGTACGTACTGTAACACATGCATTACAATGGATCTTACCTTTTGAGTAGTAATTGTGGTTTGTGAGTTGTCATGTCTTGCTGATCCATCTTTAAATTGTTTCTAATTTGGCAGAGATCACAAGCTTTGTCCACCCTAGAGGGTTACAGTGGTTATGGACCTGCGCAAGGTGAAAAGGTATTTGGCCTTCTCAATATCTGATTAGCTGTTAGGGGCAAAACATGTAGCAAATAGTCATGCCTTTGTTTTCTGTATTGACATTCCTCATCTGTACAGCCATTGAGAGCTGCAATTGCTTCGACATTTTATGACAACCTTGGCATAGAGGAAGATGACATATTTGTTTCTGATGGGGCAAAATGCGACATTTCCCGCCTTCaggtttttatatttttgttaatctgttgatatttttttgtttttcatgatAATTGTCTTGATTGATTCAGAACTTTAAACTGTACTTAAATTGTCTCTGCCTTGTTTTTACATTGTGATAGCTTGTTTTCGGGTCTAATGTTACAATGGCAGTGCAAAGTCCATCTTATCCGGTAATTTGCTTTTGATCTTTACTTGCCTTTTATATtgtctcctctctctctctctctctctctctctctcacattgTTTAAAACTTGGgatgattttcctttttttattctttatctGCAGGCTTATGTGCAATCGAGTGTTGTTATGGGCCAGACTGCACAATATCAGAAAGATGTTGAAAAGTTTGGAAATATTGAGTACATGACGTGCACTCCTGAGAATGGTTTTTTTCCTGATTTACGCAAAGTTGCTCGAACAGATACCATATTTTTCTGCTCACCAAACAACCCTACAGGTTCGGCTGCAACCAGAGAGCAACTGACACAACTAGTACAGTTCGCTAAGGATAATGGTTCAATCATAGTCTATGATTCTGCATATGCCATGTATATGTCAGATGACAATCCTCGCTCAATCTTCGAAATCCCGGGAGCTAGAGAGGTAAGTCTGCAATTGATAATTTGTTTGCAAGGCTCATGATTCATAGTTTTGTTGAAgatttatgtatggaatggaTAATAAATAGGAGGATTTATATGCATTGTGGTGGATAAGAAGCCTAATATATAAGAGCATACCAGATCTAACTTGTATGTTTTATGTTTCTGTATCGACATTGCAGGTTGCAATTGAGACATCATCATTCAGTAAGTATGCTGGATTCACTGGAGTTCGTCTGGGGTGGACGGCGGTCCCAAAGCAGTTGCTATTTTCAGATGGATTTCCTGTCGCCAAGGACTTCAACCACATCGTATGCACTTGCTTCAGTGGTGCATCAAACATTGCCCAAGCTGGTGGTCTGGCTTGCCTTTCACCGGAAGGCATTAAGGTCCGTTCTTCTGTATCTCGATTGATTCTAAAGTTTCATACTTGAAACCCACCTGCATGTGTTGTTAACTTGTTACAAgctttgtttacatttgtttGATTTCAACTCCTTGTAGGCTATGCATGATGTGATTAGtttctacaaagaaaatgCTGGAATTTTAGTGGACACATTTGAGTCTCTTGGCTTTAAGGTGTATGGAGGGAAGAATGCACCATATGTGTGGATTCATTTCCCGGGCCGAAGCTCATGGGATGTATTCAATGAGATTCTTGAGAAGATTCATGTGGTTACCATACCTGGGATTGGTTTCGGACCTGGTGGTGAAGGTTTCATCAGGGTTAGTGCCTTCGGTCACAGGAGAAATGTTTTAGAAGCCTCTGAAAGATTCAAGCAATTATACAAGTGAAGTGACTCTAGAGTGGTATCTGCAGCCTTCTATTTGAACCAGAGATCATCGACATTTGCCTTCATTTCTGTTCTATGTTGTGTGCACTAGTAAACTTCTGAAAGTCGCACGTCATTATTTAGATGTTATTGCAGAACTTGATTTAATCAGCAGCGTGTACATGTTACACTTGATTTCTAACTTATTTTGGTTGCCGAgttgttttttcaaaataaaggGCAGATACTTCCTATCCTGCAAATCAAGATCTAGCACTCCAAAATGGGTCTTTTTTGTACTTCTAGAAAACACAGCTGCAGGAAAAAACCACAAAGGCGAAATTCCAAACTGAGAATCACACTGACAAGGGGATAAAAATACGCTGGTTTTTAACACTTCATTATAGCAAGAAACATCTGCATTTTCAGAAGTCCTTCCAATTACACGTACGTATAATAGCACAATGGACAAAACCTACTTTACATGATCTGAATAACTAGTATGGCATAATTACAGGAAACTATTCTACACTAAGGTAATATAAATATAGTAAACGTTCAGGAGGTGATCTCTAGAATACAAAATTAGACACCTAGAACTGTTCGATACTATCCATAATCTCTGCTTTGCAAGTCTCTGCTTTGCAAGTTGTCTTGTAATGTCCAGTTTGGTTACACCGACTACAATGCACAGTATGTTTCTCACGATTAAGGTCCTCTACACAAATTCGTTTCTTTTCTGGGCGTCCTGGCGGTCTACGAAACTTAGGAGGTCGCACAACTCGAGTATCGTCATCCACACAAGCCTCATCTGCCTTTCTCCATTCAACTTTTCCAGGGATAGGGTATATCTGTTCAGCATATGCCTCACGGTAACTTGCAACAGTAAAACATTTCTCTGTAAAAGAGTATACATCTTTTCGACAGGAGATGAAGGCAGCCACAGCATGGGAACATGGTATCCCATATAGCTGCCAATCACGGCAGGAACAACAACGAGTACCAATATTCACAATGTCTGATCGGTCAGCTGAGAGAACCTCAAATTCTACTTGATCAGAACGAAGGACCTGATATGTTGATGCATGGCCGATGGCTTCTAAAATATGCTTCTCGGCAGATGGAGCAAGTACAGAAAACCAAGAATTGCTCTTAAAACGCCGTTCTTCAAACTCAGCCATCAATCTAATATGAATTGTCGCAATCACCTGGATTATGGGCAGCTCACGAGCTTCGAGAATCCACGTATTGAACTCCTCAATATTTGATGAGAGATGACCATAACGTGTTCCTTCAAAATACACT
Proteins encoded:
- the LOC117636405 gene encoding LL-diaminopimelate aminotransferase, chloroplastic-like isoform X1 — encoded protein: MSPFKQKEKTAYKTQVARNANMAKFQAAYIFPEIARRRDAHLQKYPDAQVISLGHGDTTEPIPEVITSAMEKRSQALSTLEGYSGYGPAQGEKPLRAAIASTFYDNLGIEEDDIFVSDGAKCDISRLQLVFGSNVTMAVQSPSYPAYVQSSVVMGQTAQYQKDVEKFGNIEYMTCTPENGFFPDLRKVARTDTIFFCSPNNPTGSAATREQLTQLVQFAKDNGSIIVYDSAYAMYMSDDNPRSIFEIPGAREVAIETSSFSKYAGFTGVRLGWTAVPKQLLFSDGFPVAKDFNHIVCTCFSGASNIAQAGGLACLSPEGIKAMHDVISFYKENAGILVDTFESLGFKVYGGKNAPYVWIHFPGRSSWDVFNEILEKIHVVTIPGIGFGPGGEGFIRVSAFGHRRNVLEASERFKQLYK
- the LOC117636405 gene encoding LL-diaminopimelate aminotransferase, chloroplastic-like isoform X2 — its product is MSPFKQKEKTAYKTQVARNANMAKFQAAYIFPEIARRRDAHLQKYPDAQVISLGHGDTTEPIPEVITSAMEKRSQALSTLEGYSGYGPAQGEKPLRAAIASTFYDNLGIEEDDIFVSDGAKCDISRLQLVFGSNVTMAVQSPSYPAYVQSSVVMGQTAQYQKDVEKFGNIEYMTCTPENGSAATREQLTQLVQFAKDNGSIIVYDSAYAMYMSDDNPRSIFEIPGAREVAIETSSFSKYAGFTGVRLGWTAVPKQLLFSDGFPVAKDFNHIVCTCFSGASNIAQAGGLACLSPEGIKAMHDVISFYKENAGILVDTFESLGFKVYGGKNAPYVWIHFPGRSSWDVFNEILEKIHVVTIPGIGFGPGGEGFIRVSAFGHRRNVLEASERFKQLYK